From a region of the Mycobacteroides saopaulense genome:
- a CDS encoding PH domain-containing protein, translating to MVPIAPPGLGASRSAPVLWAIHYALASIPLVVVVAAVWAVTALPAHASTPLEHVVGALGLLCIACAVAWVVLRPLQRYREYRWGVLDDSLLYIASKTLWLRSFWVIPCALVRTVELRQDPLSRSLGLATVVVRADQGELRIVGLDTEAARDVVERLFGLVDEASLYQ from the coding sequence GTGGTGCCGATCGCGCCGCCGGGGCTCGGTGCCAGCAGATCGGCGCCGGTGCTTTGGGCCATCCACTACGCACTGGCGAGCATCCCCCTGGTTGTCGTCGTCGCGGCAGTGTGGGCGGTGACCGCGTTGCCCGCCCATGCCAGCACCCCGTTGGAGCACGTGGTGGGCGCGCTGGGGTTGTTGTGCATCGCGTGTGCGGTGGCGTGGGTGGTGCTTCGGCCGCTGCAGCGTTACCGGGAATACCGGTGGGGCGTCCTGGACGACAGCCTGTTGTATATCGCGTCGAAGACATTGTGGCTCAGGTCTTTCTGGGTCATCCCGTGTGCGCTGGTGCGGACCGTGGAACTACGACAAGACCCGCTGTCGCGATCGCTGGGGCTGGCGACGGTCGTGGTGCGGGCCGATCAAGGCGAGCTGCGGATCGTGGGGCTGGATACCGAGGCCGCGCGGGATGTCGTCGAGAGACTGTTCGGCCTGGTGGACGAGGCTTCGCTCTATCAATGA
- a CDS encoding SDR family oxidoreductase, with protein sequence MKYIVTGGTGFIGRRIVTRILETQRGAEIAVLVRRESLARFEKLAEQWDDRVQPLVGDLTQPDLGLPTEGDPVTADHIVHCAAIYDITVDDEAQRAANVEGTRSVIGLAKRTGATLHHISSIAVAGSYEGEFTEEDFDVNQDLPTPYHQTKFEAELLVRSEPGLRYRIYRPAVVVGDSKTGEMDKIDGPYYFFGVFARLAKLPRFTPMMLPKAGRSNIVPVDYVVDATVELMHQDGRDGQAFHLTNPEVTYLRDIYSGIAAAAGLPPVRGSLPHAVATPFLRARGTLKVWRNMVVTQLGIPPEVIDITEIMPTFVSEATQEALRPSGITVPPFGSYAGKLYQYWRRNLDPQRYRRDDPAGPLVGRHVIITGASSGIGRAAAIAVAQRGGTVFAVARDVAALDSLVAEIREDGGKAHSFPCDLTDYSAVDDTVKSILGQFGHVDYLVNNAGRSIRRSAVNTVDRFHDYERVMAINYFGAVRLVLALLPHWRERKFGHVVNVSTAGVQTRNPKYASYIPTKAALDAFSDVVATETVSDHITFTNIHMPLVKTPMIQPSHKLNVVPGLTPEHAAAMVIRGLVEKPTRIDHPMGTYADIGRYMTPKLTRRIMHQMYLAYPDSRAARGLEPVDERRDVSTSRRRPKAAKRVAAVSKLRVPRPVKKAVRLIPGVHW encoded by the coding sequence GTGAAATACATCGTCACCGGCGGCACCGGATTCATCGGACGGCGGATTGTGACCCGAATCCTGGAGACCCAGCGGGGGGCCGAAATCGCCGTACTGGTGCGACGCGAGTCCCTGGCCCGCTTCGAGAAACTCGCCGAGCAGTGGGACGACCGCGTGCAGCCGCTGGTGGGTGACCTCACCCAGCCCGATCTGGGCCTGCCCACCGAGGGCGATCCGGTCACCGCCGATCACATCGTGCACTGTGCTGCGATCTACGACATCACCGTCGACGACGAGGCACAGCGCGCCGCCAACGTCGAGGGGACGCGTTCGGTCATCGGTCTGGCCAAACGCACCGGCGCCACCCTGCACCACATCTCCTCCATTGCGGTCGCCGGAAGCTACGAGGGCGAGTTCACCGAGGAGGACTTCGACGTCAACCAGGATCTGCCGACGCCGTACCACCAGACCAAGTTCGAGGCCGAGTTGTTGGTGCGCTCCGAACCCGGTCTGCGCTACCGGATTTACCGACCCGCCGTCGTCGTCGGCGATTCCAAGACCGGCGAGATGGACAAGATCGACGGCCCGTACTACTTCTTCGGGGTCTTCGCCAGGCTCGCCAAGCTCCCCCGGTTCACACCAATGATGTTGCCCAAGGCCGGGCGCTCCAACATCGTTCCGGTCGACTACGTCGTCGACGCGACCGTCGAGCTGATGCACCAGGACGGACGGGACGGACAGGCCTTCCACCTGACCAATCCCGAGGTGACCTACCTGCGTGATATCTACTCCGGCATCGCCGCCGCAGCCGGTCTGCCGCCCGTGCGCGGTTCACTGCCCCACGCGGTGGCCACTCCGTTCCTGCGGGCACGCGGCACGCTCAAGGTCTGGCGCAATATGGTGGTCACCCAGTTGGGCATCCCGCCCGAGGTCATCGACATCACCGAGATCATGCCCACCTTCGTCTCCGAGGCGACGCAAGAAGCGCTGCGTCCCAGTGGAATCACCGTTCCGCCGTTCGGTAGCTACGCGGGCAAGCTGTATCAGTACTGGCGCAGAAACCTGGACCCCCAGCGGTATCGCCGCGATGATCCCGCCGGACCGCTGGTCGGCCGGCACGTCATCATCACCGGCGCCTCCAGCGGCATCGGCCGCGCCGCGGCCATCGCGGTCGCCCAGCGCGGCGGCACCGTCTTCGCCGTGGCGCGCGATGTCGCGGCCCTTGACAGTCTGGTCGCAGAGATCCGGGAGGACGGCGGCAAGGCGCATTCGTTCCCCTGCGATCTGACCGATTACTCGGCCGTCGACGACACCGTGAAGAGCATCCTCGGACAGTTCGGGCATGTCGACTACCTGGTGAACAATGCCGGACGCTCCATCCGCCGCTCAGCGGTGAACACCGTCGATCGATTCCATGACTACGAACGCGTCATGGCGATCAACTACTTTGGCGCCGTCCGGTTGGTGTTGGCGCTTCTTCCCCATTGGCGGGAAAGGAAATTCGGCCACGTGGTCAACGTGTCGACGGCCGGTGTGCAGACCCGTAACCCCAAATATGCGTCGTACATCCCGACCAAGGCGGCGCTGGACGCCTTCTCCGATGTGGTCGCGACCGAGACGGTATCGGATCACATCACCTTCACCAACATCCATATGCCACTGGTGAAGACCCCGATGATTCAGCCTTCCCACAAGCTGAACGTGGTGCCCGGGCTGACCCCCGAACATGCCGCCGCCATGGTCATTCGCGGTCTTGTCGAGAAGCCGACCCGGATCGATCACCCCATGGGGACCTACGCCGACATCGGCAGATACATGACCCCGAAATTGACTCGGCGGATCATGCACCAGATGTACCTGGCGTACCCCGATTCTCGCGCCGCCCGAGGTCTGGAGCCCGTCGACGAACGCCGGGACGTCTCGACCTCTCGCCGTCGCCCCAAGGCGGCCAAGCGCGTTGCGGCCGTGTCGAAGCTGCGCGTTCCGCGCCCCGTCAAGAAGGCGGTGCGCCTGATCCCCGGAGTGCATTGGTGA
- a CDS encoding FAD-dependent oxidoreductase, producing the protein MPLQSVPVGDIHWAGTETASDHAGYLEGAIEAGIRAAREVTNALRGSGAPPS; encoded by the coding sequence ATGCCGCTACAGTCGGTGCCGGTCGGCGACATCCACTGGGCGGGCACCGAAACGGCAAGCGATCACGCGGGTTATCTCGAAGGGGCGATCGAGGCGGGTATCCGGGCGGCCCGGGAGGTCACCAATGCACTCCGGGGATCAGGCGCACCGCCTTCTTGA
- a CDS encoding nucleoside hydrolase: MVPVFADVDTGVDDALGLIYLLASEGVEIVGIASTAGNVAVDHVCANNLGLLELCKAPQIPVAKGVAEPLSAALRTAEDTHGPTGLGYATLPDTARTLTEYDAAEAWVKAAHAHPGELVGLATGPLTNLALALRTEPELPRLLKRLVIMGGSFDYPGNTTPVAEWNVVVDPGATAEVYAAWGAAGVQELPIVCGLNLTETIAMTPEHLTKLAETAGATTTPLSVLDLPSSRSAASNSLLRFIEDAARFYFEFHMKQDEGFLAHMHDPFAAAVALDPSLVQTRSATVDVELTGDLTRAMTIADWKGQWGQKPNAQIAVETDPEVFFGRFIERVGAFARKLDGAS; encoded by the coding sequence ATGGTTCCCGTTTTTGCCGACGTCGATACCGGAGTGGACGACGCACTGGGATTGATCTATCTCCTCGCTAGCGAGGGTGTGGAGATCGTCGGCATCGCCTCTACTGCGGGCAATGTCGCGGTGGACCATGTCTGCGCGAACAACCTGGGCCTGCTGGAGTTATGCAAGGCACCACAGATCCCTGTCGCCAAGGGTGTCGCCGAGCCGTTGAGCGCGGCCCTACGCACCGCGGAAGACACCCACGGCCCCACCGGGCTAGGGTATGCCACACTGCCGGACACCGCGCGCACGCTCACCGAGTACGACGCGGCCGAGGCCTGGGTGAAGGCCGCACACGCACATCCCGGTGAGTTGGTGGGCCTGGCCACCGGCCCGCTCACCAATCTGGCACTGGCCCTACGTACCGAGCCCGAGTTGCCCAGACTCCTCAAACGACTCGTGATCATGGGCGGTTCCTTCGACTACCCGGGCAACACCACACCGGTGGCCGAATGGAATGTGGTGGTGGACCCGGGTGCCACGGCGGAGGTGTACGCCGCCTGGGGAGCCGCTGGCGTACAAGAGCTTCCGATCGTGTGCGGGCTCAATCTCACCGAGACGATCGCCATGACGCCGGAGCATCTGACCAAGCTGGCCGAGACCGCAGGCGCCACCACCACCCCGCTGTCGGTCTTGGACCTTCCGTCCAGCCGCTCGGCGGCGAGCAACTCGCTGCTGCGGTTCATCGAAGACGCGGCGCGTTTCTACTTCGAGTTCCACATGAAGCAGGACGAAGGCTTCTTGGCCCACATGCACGATCCCTTTGCCGCCGCGGTGGCACTGGATCCGTCACTCGTGCAAACCCGTTCCGCAACTGTCGATGTCGAGCTGACCGGCGATCTGACGCGCGCCATGACCATCGCGGACTGGAAGGGCCAGTGGGGCCAGAAGCCCAACGCGCAGATCGCGGTGGAGACCGACCCCGAAGTGTTCTTCGGGCGGTTCATCGAGCGGGTGGGTGCGTTCGCGCGAAAACTCGACGGAGCCAGCTGA
- a CDS encoding DNA polymerase Y family protein, whose product MARSGPPERPGKGRRKAPRVLAIWCPDWPAVAAAAMADLPATRPVAVTLANRVTACTAAARALGVRRGMRRRESQARCPQLHVAVADADRDARFFEPMIAAVDDLVPGAEILRPGLMALPVTGAARYFGSEQTAAERLADAVSVAGAECQVGIADQISTAVYAARHAALVPPGEDARFLASLSIREMAAEPSLCHPQREDLVDLLWRMGIRTIGAFAELERSDVASRFDDDAVQAHRHARAEPQRPPAGHAVPAELGVELSCDPPVDRVDAAAFAGRTLAVNLHERLSSAGVACSRLAIHAVTVDGQELSRVWRCAEPLTEEATADRVRWQLDGWLARRRSLDGPVAMLRLEPVEVVTAEALQLTLWGAVGAEERQRARRALTRVQDLLGEESVQVGVISGGRGPAERITLVPLGDELKPRADPDAPWPGRFPDPAPVVLSDEPVELLDVDGAPVTVTGRGMFSGEPARVRRGDGRWELSWWAGPWPIDERWWEEREVSVAARAQVLLEDKGGGRALLLHFRRQRWYVEGVYE is encoded by the coding sequence ATGGCACGATCAGGTCCGCCTGAAAGGCCGGGAAAAGGACGGCGCAAAGCGCCACGGGTGCTGGCTATCTGGTGCCCCGACTGGCCAGCGGTGGCCGCCGCGGCGATGGCTGATCTTCCTGCGACCCGGCCGGTGGCGGTGACTCTGGCCAACAGGGTGACGGCATGCACCGCCGCCGCCCGGGCGCTGGGAGTGCGCCGAGGTATGCGGCGGCGCGAGTCTCAAGCACGTTGTCCGCAACTGCATGTCGCGGTGGCCGACGCCGATCGCGACGCGCGGTTCTTCGAGCCGATGATCGCCGCGGTGGACGATCTGGTTCCGGGGGCCGAGATCCTGCGCCCCGGATTGATGGCATTGCCGGTAACCGGTGCCGCCCGGTATTTCGGCAGCGAGCAGACCGCGGCGGAGCGGCTGGCCGATGCGGTATCGGTGGCCGGGGCCGAATGTCAGGTGGGCATCGCCGATCAGATATCCACGGCGGTGTATGCCGCGCGGCATGCGGCGCTGGTGCCACCCGGTGAAGACGCGCGGTTCCTGGCTTCCTTGTCGATCAGGGAGATGGCCGCCGAACCCAGCCTGTGTCATCCGCAGCGTGAAGACCTGGTGGATCTGCTGTGGCGCATGGGTATTCGCACCATAGGGGCTTTCGCAGAGCTGGAGCGCTCGGATGTTGCCTCGCGGTTCGACGATGACGCGGTGCAGGCACACCGCCATGCGCGGGCGGAACCGCAGCGGCCGCCCGCGGGGCACGCGGTCCCGGCCGAGCTGGGGGTCGAGCTGTCGTGTGATCCGCCGGTCGATCGGGTGGATGCGGCGGCTTTCGCGGGGCGGACGCTGGCGGTGAATCTGCACGAGAGGCTGTCCTCGGCGGGAGTGGCCTGTTCCCGGTTGGCCATTCACGCCGTCACGGTGGATGGCCAGGAGCTGTCGCGGGTGTGGCGGTGTGCCGAACCGCTCACCGAGGAGGCGACCGCCGATCGGGTGCGTTGGCAGCTTGACGGTTGGCTTGCCCGCCGCCGGTCTCTGGATGGGCCGGTGGCGATGCTGAGGCTGGAACCGGTCGAGGTGGTGACCGCCGAGGCGTTGCAGCTGACGTTGTGGGGAGCGGTGGGAGCCGAAGAACGGCAGCGGGCACGTCGCGCGCTGACGCGAGTTCAGGATCTGTTGGGAGAGGAGTCGGTACAGGTGGGTGTGATCAGCGGTGGGCGCGGTCCGGCCGAGCGAATCACCTTGGTGCCCTTGGGGGATGAGCTGAAGCCGCGGGCAGACCCCGATGCCCCGTGGCCCGGGCGGTTTCCCGATCCGGCGCCGGTGGTGTTATCCGATGAACCGGTGGAGTTGTTGGATGTCGACGGAGCGCCGGTGACGGTGACCGGGCGGGGCATGTTTTCGGGGGAACCGGCCAGGGTTCGTCGCGGCGATGGCCGCTGGGAATTGAGTTGGTGGGCCGGGCCATGGCCGATCGACGAGAGATGGTGGGAGGAGCGGGAGGTTTCGGTGGCGGCGCGAGCGCAGGTGCTGCTGGAAGACAAAGGCGGGGGCCGGGCGCTGCTCCTGCACTTCCGCAGGCAGCGTTGGTATGTGGAGGGCGTATATGAATGA
- a CDS encoding response regulator, translating into MLRVFLVDDHGVFRSGVRAELAGESDIDIVGEAGSVAEAVAGIRASAPDVVLLDVHMPAGGGVAVINGVGGSGPVFLALSVSDAAEDVIAVIRAGARGYVTKTISGSELADAVRRVSGGDAVFSPRLAGFVLDSFTGRSNAPEPALDPELDSLTPRELEVLRLLARGYTYREIAEDLVISVKTVETHASNVLRKTQQSNRNALTRWAHTRQLD; encoded by the coding sequence ATGCTGCGGGTATTCCTGGTCGACGATCACGGGGTGTTCCGGTCCGGCGTGCGGGCAGAGCTGGCGGGCGAGTCGGATATCGACATCGTGGGCGAGGCGGGTTCGGTGGCCGAGGCGGTGGCCGGAATCCGCGCCAGTGCGCCGGATGTGGTGTTACTCGACGTGCACATGCCCGCGGGCGGCGGGGTTGCCGTCATCAACGGGGTCGGTGGCTCTGGGCCGGTATTTCTTGCGCTCAGTGTGTCCGATGCTGCCGAGGATGTCATCGCGGTGATCAGGGCTGGGGCCAGAGGCTATGTCACCAAGACGATTTCGGGCAGCGAGCTCGCCGATGCGGTGCGCCGGGTGTCCGGTGGCGATGCGGTGTTCAGCCCGCGGTTGGCCGGATTCGTGCTCGATTCGTTTACCGGACGGTCGAATGCTCCGGAGCCTGCGCTGGATCCGGAGCTGGATTCGTTGACTCCGCGTGAGCTCGAGGTGCTGCGGCTCCTGGCCCGCGGGTACACCTACCGGGAGATCGCCGAGGATCTGGTGATCTCGGTCAAGACGGTGGAGACGCACGCCTCCAATGTGCTGCGTAAGACCCAGCAGTCCAATCGCAACGCGCTGACCCGGTGGGCGCACACCCGCCAGCTCGACTGA
- a CDS encoding ATP-binding protein — MSPRFRNAFAGGNRLTAAPPLRRRTGGRVVAGVAGGLADHLDVPVFRVRLAFAVLGAASGMGIVAYGLLWMLMPPGDDIAAVSPTDRRRATGLLLLSLAALIILMSTVSGSTASLVFPTVLALTGLAVVWREFDAQGPSLAVLGAPGRPSMLTLVRVIAGAALVFGGIAVVVLRNVDLSSLRDSLVAIAATLVGAVLLTVPLWLRLWRALGIERAARIRTEERDEIASHLHDSVLQTLALIQKRTDNPSEVLRLARSQERELRSWLFSSGASSDSSLAQELRAVAGEVEDTHTVVVSSVIVGDVDLALEPETGRALVGATREALVNAAKHSGQSDINLYAEVEPGQISVFVRDRGKGFDPEEVPQDRQGIVRSIKARVMRRGGQVQIKSEIGKGTEVRIIMPYKTNDVDEKEE; from the coding sequence ATGAGTCCCAGGTTCCGGAATGCGTTCGCCGGCGGAAATCGGCTGACCGCCGCCCCGCCGTTGCGTCGGCGTACCGGTGGGCGAGTGGTGGCCGGTGTCGCCGGAGGACTCGCGGACCATCTCGACGTGCCGGTTTTCCGGGTGCGATTGGCCTTCGCGGTACTCGGCGCGGCCAGCGGAATGGGCATCGTGGCGTACGGGCTGCTGTGGATGCTGATGCCGCCGGGCGATGACATCGCAGCCGTCAGTCCTACCGACCGCAGACGGGCAACCGGGCTGCTGCTGTTAAGCCTTGCCGCGCTGATCATCTTGATGTCGACCGTCAGTGGTTCGACGGCGTCGTTGGTCTTCCCGACCGTGCTCGCGCTGACGGGACTCGCGGTGGTGTGGCGCGAATTCGATGCGCAGGGGCCAAGTTTGGCGGTGCTTGGAGCGCCCGGCAGACCTTCGATGCTCACCTTGGTCCGGGTGATCGCCGGTGCGGCATTGGTCTTCGGTGGGATCGCGGTGGTGGTCCTGCGCAATGTGGACCTGTCTTCCTTGCGTGACTCACTGGTGGCCATCGCAGCCACCCTGGTGGGCGCGGTGTTGTTGACTGTGCCGCTGTGGCTGCGGTTGTGGCGTGCGCTCGGTATCGAGCGTGCCGCTCGCATTCGCACCGAGGAGCGCGACGAGATCGCCTCGCATCTGCATGATTCGGTGCTGCAGACGCTGGCGCTGATCCAGAAGCGCACCGACAACCCCAGTGAGGTGTTGCGCCTGGCGCGCAGCCAGGAGCGGGAACTGCGCAGTTGGCTGTTCTCCTCGGGGGCTTCCTCGGATTCGTCGCTGGCGCAGGAGCTGCGCGCCGTGGCCGGAGAGGTGGAGGACACGCACACCGTGGTGGTCAGTTCGGTGATCGTCGGTGATGTCGACCTGGCACTGGAGCCGGAGACCGGGCGCGCGTTGGTCGGGGCCACCCGTGAGGCATTGGTCAACGCTGCCAAGCACTCCGGGCAATCGGACATCAACCTGTATGCCGAGGTGGAGCCCGGTCAGATCAGTGTCTTCGTCAGGGATCGGGGTAAGGGGTTCGATCCCGAAGAGGTGCCTCAAGATCGGCAGGGCATCGTGCGCTCCATCAAGGCCAGGGTGATGCGCCGGGGCGGGCAGGTACAGATCAAGTCGGAGATCGGCAAGGGCACTGAGGTGCGAATCATCATGCCGTACAAGACCAACGACGTCGACGAGAAAGAAGAGTGA
- a CDS encoding PspC domain-containing protein → MDTDTTTRRTPSSTLGDMWRTRPLRLPGHGKLAGVAAGIGYRYNVDPLLVRVIFVVTTLFGGAGAIMYVACWLLMPTARYSTPYHESKVKMVFWIIVLLLIGGPFIDPDRDPWGFVSAAVLLGGWYLLYQRQTEPPSAPAASADQPPLTTDDQSDIATAPVGPTKPETDPLSVPLPPPPPTWNPPGMSPFTWDLPESTPLPAPPAKPKSRVTPVTIGAALIVSALLVAIGLLGGSWVTPVVVSATALVILGAGMLVGAWLRRGYALLLLAIPLAGFVIVASSIGPLEVSLNVGDQSYRPTEASDLDDYYEIGIGTITLDLTQVTLAGDKTVNIDAGMGDIQVLVPTTMNVRTKCEVSVGSFDCLPSPIGAGPVLTINATANVGSIEVQRV, encoded by the coding sequence ATGGACACCGATACGACCACCCGGCGGACGCCTTCGTCCACGCTGGGAGACATGTGGCGGACTCGCCCGTTGCGACTGCCCGGACACGGCAAGCTCGCCGGTGTTGCCGCGGGAATCGGCTACCGCTACAACGTGGACCCGCTGCTTGTCCGCGTAATTTTCGTGGTCACAACGCTTTTCGGCGGTGCGGGCGCCATCATGTACGTAGCGTGCTGGCTGTTGATGCCCACCGCCCGCTACAGCACGCCGTACCACGAGTCCAAGGTCAAGATGGTCTTCTGGATCATCGTCCTGCTGCTCATCGGCGGGCCGTTCATCGACCCCGACCGCGACCCGTGGGGATTCGTCAGCGCCGCGGTGCTGCTCGGAGGCTGGTATCTGCTCTATCAACGCCAGACCGAACCGCCGTCGGCCCCGGCAGCTTCTGCCGATCAACCACCCCTGACCACGGATGACCAGTCCGACATCGCGACGGCACCTGTCGGCCCGACCAAGCCGGAGACCGACCCACTGTCGGTACCCCTGCCCCCACCCCCTCCGACCTGGAATCCGCCGGGGATGTCGCCCTTCACCTGGGATCTGCCCGAATCGACTCCGCTGCCGGCACCGCCGGCCAAGCCCAAGTCCCGCGTGACCCCGGTGACCATTGGCGCCGCGCTCATCGTCAGTGCGCTGCTCGTGGCCATCGGACTGCTCGGCGGCAGCTGGGTGACACCGGTGGTGGTCAGCGCGACGGCGCTGGTCATTCTGGGGGCGGGCATGCTGGTGGGCGCATGGCTCCGCCGCGGTTACGCGCTACTCTTGCTCGCCATTCCCCTGGCCGGATTCGTCATCGTGGCGTCCTCGATAGGACCGTTGGAGGTTTCTCTCAATGTCGGCGATCAAAGCTACCGCCCCACAGAAGCTTCCGATCTCGACGACTACTACGAGATCGGTATCGGCACCATCACCCTGGATCTGACGCAGGTCACACTCGCCGGCGACAAGACCGTGAACATCGACGCCGGGATGGGCGATATCCAGGTGCTGGTTCCAACAACCATGAACGTGCGCACCAAATGTGAGGTGAGCGTCGGCAGCTTCGACTGTTTGCCCTCACCCATCGGCGCCGGGCCGGTGCTGACCATCAACGCCACTGCCAACGTAGGAAGTATTGAGGTGCAACGTGTCTGA
- a CDS encoding LPXTG cell wall anchor domain-containing protein — protein sequence MSENINDPATEVAETTAEAENQTEAPLPTTGDEKSRPSIILGLSGLIAVLVGGWALTGEDFVALIHSDLLGWVAITIAIAIGVALVAVPTRRNRS from the coding sequence GTGTCTGAGAATATCAATGACCCCGCGACCGAAGTCGCCGAGACAACTGCCGAAGCGGAGAATCAGACGGAAGCCCCACTGCCCACCACTGGCGATGAGAAGAGCAGGCCATCGATCATTCTTGGCCTGTCCGGACTCATCGCAGTGCTCGTCGGAGGCTGGGCACTCACCGGCGAAGACTTCGTCGCGCTGATACACAGCGACCTGCTCGGCTGGGTTGCGATCACCATCGCGATCGCCATCGGTGTTGCGCTAGTGGCGGTTCCGACCCGGCGCAACCGCAGCTAG
- the guaA gene encoding glutamine-hydrolyzing GMP synthase — translation MAQTEQHGDRPVLVIDFGAQYAQLIARRVREARVFSEVIPHSASIDEIKERNPRAIVLSGGPSSVYEEGAPQLDPAVFDLDVPVFGICYGFQAMAQVLGGTVAHTGTSEYGRTELKVAGGDLHEGLPSVQPVWMSHGDAVTEAPQGFTVVASSEGAPVAAFENRARRLAGVQYHPEVLHSPHGQQILSRFLHEFAGIESAWTAANIAETLIEQVRKQIGDGRALCALSGGVDSAVAAALVQRAIGDRLTCVFVDHGLLRSGERAQVEHDFVAATGAKLVTVDASETFLGELAGVTDPETKRKIIGREFIRSFEGAVSDVVGDSRRDDTAGIEFLVQGTLYPDVVESGGGSGTANIKSHHNVGGLPEDLTFTLVEPLRLLFKDEVRAVGRELGLPEEIVGRQPFPGPGLAIRIVGEVTPDRLDTLRRADAIAREELTAAGQDRNIWQCPVVLLADVRSVGVQGDGRTYGHPIVLRPVSSEDAMTADWTRLPYEVLERISTRITNEVPEVNRVVLDITSKPPGTIEWE, via the coding sequence GTGGCGCAAACGGAGCAGCATGGCGACCGACCGGTACTGGTCATCGATTTCGGGGCACAGTACGCGCAGCTGATCGCGCGTCGGGTGCGAGAGGCGCGGGTGTTCTCGGAGGTGATCCCGCACTCGGCGAGCATCGACGAGATCAAGGAGCGCAACCCCCGGGCCATCGTGCTGTCCGGTGGTCCGTCGAGTGTCTACGAAGAGGGCGCCCCCCAGCTCGACCCCGCCGTTTTCGATCTGGATGTTCCGGTCTTCGGCATCTGCTACGGCTTCCAGGCCATGGCGCAGGTGCTGGGCGGAACCGTCGCGCATACCGGTACCAGCGAGTACGGTCGCACCGAGCTGAAGGTTGCGGGTGGGGATCTGCACGAGGGTCTGCCCAGCGTTCAGCCGGTGTGGATGAGCCACGGCGATGCGGTTACCGAAGCGCCGCAGGGCTTTACCGTTGTCGCCAGCAGCGAGGGCGCTCCCGTGGCGGCGTTCGAGAACCGCGCGCGGCGCCTGGCCGGGGTTCAGTATCACCCCGAGGTGCTGCATTCGCCGCATGGTCAGCAGATACTCAGCCGTTTTCTGCACGAGTTCGCGGGCATCGAATCCGCCTGGACGGCGGCCAATATCGCCGAGACGCTGATCGAGCAGGTCCGCAAGCAAATCGGCGACGGACGCGCGCTGTGCGCACTGTCGGGTGGCGTGGATTCCGCGGTGGCGGCCGCGCTGGTGCAACGCGCGATCGGGGACAGGCTCACCTGTGTCTTCGTCGATCACGGTCTGCTGCGCAGCGGCGAGCGGGCGCAGGTGGAGCACGATTTCGTCGCGGCGACCGGCGCCAAGCTGGTGACCGTCGACGCCTCGGAGACCTTCCTGGGCGAGCTGGCCGGGGTGACGGACCCGGAGACCAAGCGCAAAATCATTGGCCGCGAGTTCATCCGGTCGTTCGAGGGAGCCGTCTCCGATGTCGTCGGTGATTCGCGGCGCGACGACACTGCGGGAATCGAGTTCCTGGTGCAGGGCACGCTGTATCCGGATGTCGTCGAGTCGGGTGGTGGCAGCGGTACTGCCAACATCAAGAGTCACCACAACGTGGGTGGGCTTCCCGAGGATCTGACCTTCACCCTCGTGGAACCGTTGCGGCTGCTCTTCAAGGACGAGGTCCGCGCGGTGGGTCGGGAATTGGGCCTGCCCGAGGAAATCGTTGGCCGCCAGCCTTTCCCGGGGCCGGGTCTGGCCATCAGGATCGTTGGCGAGGTCACTCCCGACCGGTTGGACACCCTGCGCCGTGCCGATGCCATTGCGCGCGAGGAACTTACCGCCGCCGGCCAGGATCGCAACATCTGGCAGTGCCCGGTGGTGCTGTTGGCCGACGTGCGTTCGGTCGGGGTGCAGGGTGACGGACGCACGTACGGGCATCCCATCGTGCTGCGGCCGGTGTCCAGTGAGGACGCGATGACTGCGGATTGGACTCGCTTGCCCTACGAAGTGCTGGAGCGAATCTCGACTCGGATCACCAACGAGGTCCCCGAGGTGAACCGGGTGGTGCTGGACATCACCAGCAAGCCACCCGGCACCATCGAATGGGAGTGA